The sequence CAGCATATTCGTATGTTCAAttattaaacttttaaaatgtcaatatgttgatagaaaaaaaacgtaATAATACTTACCTCTGGATCCTCAGCATCAATGGCATGAACTTGATGGTGTCAGTTGTCAACCACGGGAACAGCACATCCTGGTAGGAGACATAGGGTTACAGTTATGAGTTATTGCAGGAGCTGATTTGTACATTCCGGTACTTATAATATGGATGTGATGatgtatttttcatatcttaGCTTGAATCTATGTAATTTTTACATCATATTTGTGCTGATTTTACGGTTTAAAAGTGAAAGTTCTTGCCTGTGTTTGTTTACTAATGGTACTGAAAAGACTGATTTGATGAGTCATCAGTTTCTTATACTTGGAAAAACACAGTTGGCAATGTGTGATTATCGATGATAAACAAGGCATTGGTAACATCTTTATGATCATGTCTAAGAAGCAAAAGAACGTGTGAATTTACCTACCTGTATCTTACTATTCTCTTCTTTGTCAACATACTGATCACTGAACATGTGCACTGAGCCCACCACTGCAAGCTTTCCTCTGGAGTACTGGAAAAAACAGATGTTGAGTGCACAACAGGAAAATATTTTGCTACAGAGGCCTTAGAGGTACACCTTTGGAGAtggagcaaatacatgtagtacaatttTATGGTTgaacagaaaatattttcaagTTTGCTCTAAGTACTTTCTAAACTTCTTTGCTAGACCACATACACTTTCAATCAGGACAGCTTGTactaacatacaaatgtactttctaCAACAACAACTCCTCCTCCTTCAACACCTTACCTTTGACTGATGGAGGGCCAGGATGGGCCTGTTCAGGGGGAAACAGACCGTACCGGTGGACAGGGCAGGGACTGCCGGTTTAGCAACATTCAGGGTCGCTCCATATGGGTACACAAATGTTAAACCCCTGGAACAGACAAATCTACAGGtcaacaaactacatgtactaccagTAGTAACTAAAACTCAAGACTCATGTCATATACaccattgtttttttgtacaacTGTCAATTCTGTGACTTATTGCTTAGTCTACAGCTACATATAGTACAAAGGCAGCTCACCATGGGTGCAATAGGTTTAAAGTGATACAGCATATATGCTCGTATTAAACCTTAAAGAAAAGTATCTGCCAACACTTACTGTGACACATTGGAGTCATCTGTCCCTGACCCTGGTACAGCCTTCCCTGCTGCTCGACTGATCTCTCTGAAATCAATAAAAGTCATATATTTATTTCCTTAGTGGTACAGAATGACATTTTGAAACTAGTGATACATCAATGTTAACATGTGGTTGTAGCTTTAGATTTGCTTCAACAAATTCTTCATACAGGGAAAAATCAACAGTTTCAAGGGTACAGTACTGTATGTAGAAGAGGTTTGCTTTACCTGTTGAGGACTCCATTTGATATCAAGGCTTCCTTTGGATGATGGTACTTGTAATAGTGGTTTCTCACCACAGCATCTACAAATTAGATATAAGTAAACACAGTGATCCTTTGCTgtcaaaataacaaatttatacaaagaaaaacattgtgGGGTACACCATTTATGACCTAATGGATATTTCACATATGGacaagaaattttttttcatctcttaTGTAAGTAAAATATGTTACCTGTGTTAAACTGAACAGCTTACTTTTAATGGTTTTATTATACAAAAGTCACTAATATGTTCACTCATTTAATTTGCTAAAAAATTCTAGCTTCCATAATTTCATGTTCATTCTCCTTTCATAGAGACCAGCTGATGATCAAACAAAACTATGGAAAATTTGATAACTTTTCAATCAATACTCACCATTGTTGACCATGATGCCGTAATCTTCCAACAGGAAATTAATATTTGTGTCTGTCTTGGTCTCGCCACCTTCCCCCATCATCACCAAGACACTACCGCCTGACTCAATATATCTCTTGATACTGTCAAACTCAGCTGCGGTGAACTTTTCCCTGGGTCCTCCCAGAATGAAGACCCTGGCCTGCCCAATCTTCTCTTCTGTAATCTCATCTCTGTGTCTGTTAGAGAGAACATCAAAATAACTTTACTATTGATGTAGTAAGAATTTTGCTGGTGTGAGATCCATACATAATTACCATAGACCATTTGGGATACAAATTGAGAATGAGAGGACTTTTTCAGGTAGGAGGCCCAGAAATCAAAATCACAGGGGAAATGTTTGATAGCATGAGAGGCAAATGTGATTCTTCTATTAACAAGTAGGTTTTTGCATGAGATAAATACCTTGTAGTACTGACGTCATGACACTCATTTAAAGCAAAAGATACATATCATAttgaggtacatttgtacttaatatgtatacattttgaacaccatcacttcatgaaatattttcagtatcacTGGTTGATTTAATCTATGAGCAGTTTTTCACTCAACTTTGTGATTTCCTATCCACAGCAATCTATGAATATAGCTGTATCCAGCTATATCGTTCATCTCTTGCTACTTTAgaagaaactacatgtacatgtatggcttgAATTCTTTGTCCAACCACtggttttctacatacatgctGATTTTCCACGAAGATCGTAGCTTCCTGTTCAGGCTCTTGAAGCCGTTACTTGGAGTAAACACCTCCCTCTTAGCAGCATCAAacaatattgttgttttctgGCCTTTTTCATCCATGGCTCCctgcaaatgtaaaaaaaaaaacagctataAAAGCATATTTTGATCAAAATAAATTTCATTAGAACATGCACCTTTCACCATGGCAGACACTACCCTTACAATCCAAGTTTATGCCTACTGTTTGATGTCCTCGAACACCAGGTTCAACCATTGAGAGGATAGAAGCAGAAAAGTATTGGTGTGTTTTGTGGTAGATTGGTATTACAGCTGTAATAGGATGCAATAGACCCCTGGCCATAATATATCCTGGTACATTAGAACCTGGGGTACATTTTGGCCTACTATACATGGACATCAAACTTACATGGCTGTTGCAGTTTAGATTATTGCTATTTAACATGACATAGGACACCTTTCCAAGACAATCTCTagccatcacaaaactaaatcATCAATCAGCAGAAATTTCTGACTCAGCATATCAAACAGCAGAAATTTCTGACTCAGCCTGAACTGAAGTGcatcctgatttttttcactaGCAAAGGTAGACACCAAACATCATTTATCTTtgctatattttgtctgacccttacatCTTCCCTCATGTATGTATAAAGACACAAACCAACATTTAActattactttttttcttgtgcaaggCTCACAGCAATACAGCAATACTTGGTtagcacaaacaaataaaaataaataaataccaaCAACCcataaaataataataataaaccaTATCAATgcacaagtgaaaaaaaattactgcTCCAATGTGGCAGCACAGGTTAGTTGTAGCATGAACCAAACCTTATAaaaccaaaaataaataaaccaaaGAACTTTAAAACAGCCATAAAACCAGGGAAATGTCCACACCAGTCACAGTGTCACCTACACAAAGGAGAACAACTTTGCTTTTAAAGGGAAAACAGTTATGTTAGACTCCAAAAGACACATCCGGTAAGCATGCTACAGACAAGACTTCTCAAGCAACCAACATGACTCAGGAAGATATTACAAAAAAAGTTACATCATAGAAGCAATTGGGTGCTCGTTCACTAAAGAATttcccttttagttttaccactGGATTCGCCAGCTGCTGTACAGCAGTGTGGCCTGAGGGCTatggaaacagagatgggcctAGACAAATACAGTTGTTGGGAGGATTTTAAGTAACCACCTGCCTTTTGCATTTGAATATAGTTTAACCCTACAACTACCAGGGTAGCATGATTCCAAGGAGTTTTAAGCTCAGCTCATCTGGTATTTGCCTAGTgggaaattgaagaaaaaaaaagaatatcttTGGGAGCAGTCATTGATTCTTACTCAAGTCACATTTGCTCCCATAGAACCtcaaatttacagtattataattTTATATTGGACTTGAAGCCATGTTGGTTGTAGAGTCTTGTTTCTGTGTTGCTGGGGTGACCAACCTGCGGCTGTGGTGCACCGTTGTACAACTGGACCTTTTCTAGCTCATCCCAATTCAATCCTGCTCCTACTTTTTGTCTAAGACCAGCTGACATAGTTGTCTCCTTATCATTTAGTACTGTATCCCTTTTTTTGTCAACTACTAGCTGTTTCTCTGTCAATTTGCCTCTAAACTCCTTGTAGCGATGACTAAATAAAGAACTCTGGGTCATAAAATGCTGATTGTGACCTGTAAAGAAAACGTATAgatttttttgaaaatgcacTGACAATCTTTTTTCTTAACATAAAAGAAATTATCAACAATAATACATTTATCTCTAAGTATCAGTGTATCCNNNNNNNNNNNNNNNNNNNNNNNNNNNNNNNNNNNNNNNNNNNNNNNNNNNNNNNNNNNNNNNNNNNNNNNNNNNNNNNNNNNNNNNNNNNNNNNNNNNNNNNNNNNNNNNNNNNNNNNNNNNNNNNNNNNNNNNNNNNNNNNNNNNNNNNNNNNNNNNNNNNNNNNNNNNNNNNNNNNNNNNNNNNNNNNNNNNNNNNNNNNNNNNNNNNNNNNNNNNNNNNNNNNNNNNNNNNNNNNNNNNNNNNNNNNNNNNNNNNNNNNNNNNNNNNNNNNNNNNNNNNNNNNNNNNNNNNNNNNNNNNNNNNNNNNNNNNNNNNNNNNNNNNNNNNNNNNNNNNNNNNNNNNNNNNNNNNNNNNNNNNNNNNNNNNNNNNNNNNNNNNNNNNNNNNNNNNNNNNNNNNNNNNNNNNNNNNNNNNNNNNNNNNNNNNNNNNNNNNNNNNNNNNNNNNNNNNNNNNNNNNNNNNNNNNNNNNNNNNNNNNNNNNNNNNNNNNNNNNNNNNNNNNNNNNNNNNNNNNNNNNNNNNNNNNNNNTATAGGATACTTATGTACTTAAGGGTCATAATAGGGACAAACGAGAAGCTGACAACAACTAGGAATTTAAGGTTTTCTCTGTCGGCATAGTTCTCACCTCAGGAGTCGGCGCCATTTTCTCTCAAATATGTGAGCAGAGCATGATGGGAAACTAGATTAAAGAATGAATTTAGGGGAAAAGTTTTaagtaaaatttgaaaacaaaacttttatgaattttatgatatttctgtcaaaacaaataatacatgagTGAATATAATGCTTTCTATAATAATGTAATTTTTATGCGAATGACCTACAGCTGTAAAGCTAGCAGACGTTTAAGCAATATACACCTTGGCAAAACCTTGATTTAATAAACCGTTAAATAGATAAAACGATATGCAACATACTATAAATTCAAGCTTTTTAAATGAtagaattgatttttttctacagaagAGATTCTAAAAGGCTAGTTTCTTGAGATAAGCTGACTAGTCTCCGTAATATTCTACTGATACTGaattttctactatttttctcTGGATGACGAGCTGTGACCCGTGAACCTTGTACCGTATGGTTACGCCGACAAGTTTTCCTTTTCACCCTCATCATCGATCCCACAAATCTTATGTGAGTATTTCTCTTTAGCTTGTAATCATTTTGTACTGTATAGAGGTTATTGAACGACACATCCGTCTCGTTACTGAATCGTAAGATGTGTTGACGTGTCTTGAAATGTTCGGATTCAAGTGACTTCCTTGTGGGTGTCATGTCAGCAGAGCCGGATGGGGGTGGGGTTGGAGATATCTGTGACAGTNNNNNNNNNNNNNNNNNNNNNNNNNNNNNNNNNNNNNNNNNNNNNNNNNNNNNNNNNNNNNNNNNNNNNNNNNNNNNNNNNNNNNNNNNNNNNNNNNNNNAAGGTGGGCGTTAGGTAGGCGGGGCACTTGCATGGGGGCGGGGTACACATTTGGGTAAAGTTGGACCGAGCTGAAAGCTATCATAtacacacttatcgaaaaagtACCAATAGGGTCCATCCAAAACAAAACTGTTCAGATATGCAGCTTATACTCTTTATTCTTCAGTGCAAGGCCGGGTATGCAATATAAACAAATATtaataataaaacaaacaaacaaaattagcCAAGGATCCACTCATTGAACAGTTGTGTGCCCTAAACCCATAATGGCACAGTCCATAGAACTAGACCACTGGTCATTCAACTCTAACCTTACCCGGGCGGCGGCGGCTCTTTTTCAGTAATCCATCATCTATTAACCAGTTAACATTAGTGAGGGTCTACATGgagggtcccgacaacgatttacgctgaattcagaagaacccctatgtattacgctaaatcaaggaaggcaattacgctaaatttggtcgcctcgcaaTAACGTAGATAAGATGATTTTCCCTGCGAGTTACggaaaataagaataggctgcctacgccttaccgAAAAGAGCAAGCAGACCCTCATTATtgacctttatccatagggtaacctttatccgttgtatataaaaaataggGTAATTTGGGATCgataagtcgatggaaggtagtttcacattgcattttgaaaatgttgattttaaacccacgtcgttgacctgaaatctgtTTTTTGCAACAACGAATTTAGGTTTACCCCacagattaaggtgaactagcattaagtGGAAACAGGTTTTCCTGCAGAAtcatttttgttgtaattttcTTCAGTATACACTGAACAGACACTGTCATGGTAAATATTTATAAACGAGCATAACTATGCTGATTAATTTCCTAGAACATGTCTCTGTGAGGAAATGTCCAGCAgacatattgtttttattaaATAATGTAGAAGGACTGCACATGTTACAATTGtggcgcaataaagttctatctaaaGTTCTATCTATGTCATAATTTATTTTGATGACAGGAAAGTACTTTAGTACTTAAGTTTCGTTTCAACTCTTACTAGTACTTTAGAGATTGTCAAAAGGCCTTTGagtaaaaaattgtttattgcAAATCATACAATCAAACAGTCATACAGTCAATAACAATGAGTCA comes from Branchiostoma floridae strain S238N-H82 chromosome 2, Bfl_VNyyK, whole genome shotgun sequence and encodes:
- the LOC118405492 gene encoding LOW QUALITY PROTEIN: intraflagellar transport protein 52 homolog (The sequence of the model RefSeq protein was modified relative to this genomic sequence to represent the inferred CDS: inserted 2 bases in 2 codons); the encoded protein is MAPTPEGAMDEKGQKTTILFDAAKREVFTPSNGFKSLNRKLRSSWKISIHRDEITEEKIGQARVFILGGPREKFTAAEFDSIKRYIESGGSVLVMMGEGGETKTDTNINFLLEDYGIMVNNDAVVRNHYYKYHHPKEALISNGVLNREISRAAGKAVPGSGTDDSNVSQGLTFVYPYGATLNVAKPAVPALSTGTVCFPLNRPILALHQSKYSRGKLAVVGSVHMFSDQYVDKEENSKIQDVLFPWLTTDTIXVHAIDAEDPEVADYNMLPDTARLSERLRVCLQESEEIPRDFTQLFDAGIYKLDTSVVPKVIKAYETLNVKHEPLTLITPQFETPLPPLQPAVFPPAFRELPAPSLDLFDLDEAFSSEKVRLAQLTNKCTDDDLEYYVRECGDILGVSPKLPLDSRDAKHILEHVFTQXVEFKKLNQDHDMDVDTRAHGPMLTD